The following proteins are encoded in a genomic region of Bacillus sp. FJAT-22090:
- a CDS encoding chemotaxis protein — translation MNELKGILLESGTNELEIVEFQVGSNKFGINVIKVKEIIQPIQVTYIPHAHPHVEGIVQLRGEVLPVVSMAKVLALPVGSKNEQEKYIVAEFNKQRVVFHVDNVTQIHRISWNQIEKPSDIYQGSASHVIGVIKRNEEMILLLDFERIIVDINPESGINVESVKKLGNRERSNKKIVVAEDSPLLRKLLNDTLSEAGYVNIEFFENGIDTLSYLESLEKVSPDVSEHVQLVVTDIEMPQMDGHTLTRKIKENSNLGKLPVLIFSSLITDDLRHKGDQVGAEDQISKPEIAELVLKIDQFIL, via the coding sequence ATGAATGAGCTAAAAGGTATTTTACTTGAAAGTGGAACGAATGAATTAGAAATCGTTGAGTTTCAAGTTGGTTCAAATAAATTTGGTATAAACGTTATTAAAGTTAAGGAAATTATTCAGCCAATCCAAGTTACTTATATACCTCATGCCCACCCACATGTGGAAGGCATTGTGCAATTACGAGGAGAGGTTCTTCCAGTTGTAAGTATGGCAAAGGTTCTAGCATTGCCTGTAGGATCTAAAAATGAACAGGAAAAATATATAGTGGCGGAGTTTAACAAGCAAAGAGTTGTTTTTCATGTCGATAATGTGACTCAGATTCATCGTATATCTTGGAACCAAATAGAAAAACCTTCGGATATATATCAAGGTAGCGCTTCTCATGTGATTGGGGTAATTAAGCGAAATGAGGAAATGATTCTATTGCTTGATTTTGAACGAATCATCGTAGATATTAATCCAGAATCAGGAATTAATGTGGAATCAGTAAAAAAACTTGGAAATCGTGAACGTTCTAATAAGAAAATTGTAGTTGCAGAAGATTCACCGCTTCTAAGAAAGTTATTGAATGACACATTAAGTGAAGCAGGTTACGTAAACATTGAATTTTTTGAAAATGGAATAGACACGCTTTCTTATTTAGAAAGCTTGGAAAAAGTATCACCAGATGTATCGGAGCATGTTCAATTAGTTGTCACGGATATAGAAATGCCCCAAATGGATGGACATACCTTAACAAGAAAAATTAAAGAAAACAGTAATTTAGGTAAGCTTCCTGTTTTAATATTCTCTAGTTTAATTACCGATGATCTCCGCCATAAAGGGGACCAAGTAGGTGCTGAAGATCAAATTAGTAAACCGGAAATAGCAGAATTAGTTCTAAAAATAGATCAATTTATATTATAA
- a CDS encoding NAD(P)-dependent oxidoreductase, which produces MDNKLKIGFIGTGVMGKSLVKHLLKAGHEVNIYTRTREKAEELIELGSTWASTPREIASTSQIVFTMVGYPYDVEEVYLGEQGILRADNKGLIMIDMTTSTPTLAQKIEKEAKEKGMHSLDAPVSGGDVGAQLGKLSIMCGGERATFEKVLPVLSLFGETVIYQGPSGAGQHTKMCNQITIATGMIGVCEALAYGKKAGLDLEEVLRSISTGAAGSWSLSNLAPRMIAENFEPGFYIKHFVKDMRIALDEAEKMNLQLPGLQLAKSMYEELVEQGYENNGTHTLIKAYV; this is translated from the coding sequence GTGGATAATAAACTGAAAATTGGTTTTATTGGAACAGGTGTAATGGGGAAAAGTCTAGTAAAGCATTTATTAAAGGCTGGTCATGAAGTGAATATTTATACGAGAACAAGAGAAAAAGCAGAAGAACTGATTGAGTTAGGATCAACTTGGGCAAGTACTCCAAGGGAAATAGCTAGCACTTCACAAATTGTTTTTACAATGGTTGGATACCCATATGATGTAGAGGAAGTATACTTAGGTGAACAAGGGATATTAAGAGCAGATAACAAGGGACTTATTATGATCGATATGACAACTTCAACACCAACACTAGCACAAAAAATAGAAAAAGAGGCGAAAGAAAAAGGAATGCACTCATTAGATGCTCCAGTTTCTGGAGGAGATGTAGGAGCGCAATTGGGTAAGCTTTCTATTATGTGCGGTGGAGAAAGAGCTACGTTCGAAAAAGTACTACCTGTTTTAAGCTTATTTGGGGAAACAGTAATATACCAAGGCCCTTCTGGTGCTGGTCAGCATACAAAAATGTGCAATCAAATTACAATCGCTACAGGCATGATTGGGGTTTGTGAAGCACTCGCTTATGGTAAAAAAGCTGGTTTGGATTTAGAAGAAGTTTTACGTTCCATTTCAACGGGAGCAGCAGGATCGTGGTCATTGAGCAATCTAGCGCCTAGAATGATTGCGGAGAATTTTGAACCTGGATTCTATATTAAACATTTTGTTAAAGATATGAGGATTGCCTTAGATGAAGCAGAAAAAATGAATCTACAGCTTCCTGGATTGCAACTTGCGAAGTCTATGTATGAAGAACTAGTAGAGCAAGGCTATGAAAATAATGGTACTCATACATTAATAAAAGCGTACGTTTGA
- a CDS encoding DUF58 domain-containing protein, translated as MNWIRQDFGMRNTKLFLDFLIVICIITLLLKQYLLLVVLTLMLFIVFLQMIYFKKVGEKLVLINEKKRVRLLIGSTSNLVLTFQNKGLPIWNGTLLISFQDSITPYGITNRTIAGLHEVKAPFSIGFNKRVTIKIPITGDHRGLARINQIEIQVPHPLIDGSVLLNFKPFILIDAIVFPKIFPINEKLYPSNVKQGHLQLNSSLYDDPYFPVGTRQYEPGDQFHHIHWKASAKMQELQTKVFTKVANVSILFVLNIKNKHGVVADFEEKIEWLASYIDACYKEDIPFSFAINIRTYGKFPFVYLPIGSGDTHRIRALELLSVLSWSDSLVPFDKMIAYINMKEELPVAVYIMTHNLEQFLPFLSQWEQRSNVLYVTDIIQREASNV; from the coding sequence ATGAATTGGATACGTCAAGATTTTGGTATGAGAAATACAAAATTATTCTTAGATTTTCTCATCGTTATATGTATAATCACTCTTCTCCTCAAACAATATCTATTATTAGTAGTTTTAACTTTAATGCTATTTATAGTTTTTTTGCAAATGATTTATTTTAAAAAGGTCGGAGAGAAATTAGTTCTAATTAATGAAAAAAAGAGAGTTCGTTTATTAATAGGATCGACTTCTAATCTGGTATTAACTTTTCAAAACAAAGGGTTACCAATTTGGAACGGAACTCTATTAATATCTTTTCAAGATTCTATAACCCCATATGGTATCACCAATAGAACTATTGCAGGTTTACACGAAGTGAAAGCTCCTTTCTCTATAGGTTTTAACAAGCGAGTAACGATAAAAATCCCCATAACAGGTGACCATAGAGGGCTTGCTAGGATAAACCAAATCGAAATTCAAGTTCCACATCCTTTAATAGATGGATCAGTTTTGCTTAATTTTAAGCCATTTATATTAATTGATGCAATTGTATTCCCCAAAATATTTCCAATCAATGAGAAGCTATATCCATCTAATGTAAAACAAGGTCACTTACAATTGAATTCTTCTTTATATGATGATCCTTATTTTCCAGTTGGAACAAGACAATATGAACCTGGAGACCAATTTCATCATATACATTGGAAAGCTAGTGCTAAAATGCAAGAATTACAAACGAAAGTATTTACTAAGGTAGCGAATGTATCTATCCTTTTTGTCTTAAATATAAAGAACAAGCATGGGGTAGTGGCAGATTTTGAAGAAAAAATTGAGTGGCTAGCTTCCTATATAGACGCTTGTTATAAAGAAGATATACCTTTCTCTTTTGCAATAAATATACGAACATATGGGAAATTCCCTTTTGTATATTTACCAATAGGAAGTGGGGATACGCATAGGATACGAGCTTTAGAACTTCTATCCGTATTATCTTGGAGCGACAGTCTAGTTCCATTTGATAAGATGATTGCGTACATAAATATGAAGGAAGAACTTCCAGTTGCTGTTTATATTATGACACATAATCTAGAACAGTTTTTACCATTTTTAAGTCAATGGGAACAACGGTCAAACGTTTTGTACGTAACGGATATAATTCAAAGGGAGGCTTCTAATGTATAA
- a CDS encoding AAA family ATPase yields MNSILVLQKELNQSIIGREREIELMLMGLLCGGHVLLESVPGSGKTMMAKSFAEAIHGEFKRIQFTPDVLPSDITGISFFHPQKQEFILRIGPVMSNILLADEINRATPRTQSSLLEAMEEKQVTIDGDTINLLSPFMVIATQNPVESQQGTFPLPAAQLDRFLFKLTIDYPSMEQEKVILQTFGRLPGEVKSKKVVTLEQIELWAEQVKEVAVHDDIMTYIVQIVNCTRNHQFIELGLSSRASLALLQAAKAHAFIKGRMYVTPDDVKKVIDPVCLHRMKLSPQGMLIHNLADIMRELVSEIEVPVEAISR; encoded by the coding sequence ATGAATAGTATCTTAGTACTACAAAAGGAACTAAACCAATCTATAATTGGACGGGAAAGAGAAATTGAATTGATGCTGATGGGATTACTATGTGGGGGGCATGTGCTTTTAGAAAGTGTACCAGGTTCTGGAAAAACTATGATGGCTAAGTCTTTTGCCGAAGCTATTCATGGAGAATTTAAAAGAATACAGTTTACACCAGATGTATTACCTTCAGATATAACTGGAATTAGTTTTTTTCATCCTCAAAAGCAAGAATTTATTCTAAGAATAGGACCCGTGATGAGTAATATCCTACTCGCAGACGAGATAAACCGTGCAACACCGAGAACTCAATCAAGCTTATTGGAGGCAATGGAAGAGAAACAAGTAACAATTGATGGAGATACAATTAATTTGTTATCCCCTTTTATGGTTATCGCAACTCAAAACCCAGTAGAGTCTCAGCAGGGTACTTTTCCACTTCCTGCTGCACAATTAGATCGTTTTCTATTTAAACTAACGATTGACTATCCATCTATGGAACAAGAAAAAGTTATATTACAAACATTTGGACGTTTACCAGGGGAAGTAAAATCAAAAAAAGTAGTGACATTAGAACAAATTGAACTATGGGCTGAGCAAGTAAAGGAAGTAGCTGTGCATGACGACATCATGACTTACATCGTCCAAATTGTAAATTGTACTAGAAATCACCAATTTATTGAATTAGGGTTAAGTAGTCGTGCTTCTCTTGCATTACTTCAAGCAGCTAAAGCTCATGCTTTTATTAAAGGTAGAATGTATGTTACTCCAGATGATGTAAAAAAAGTGATTGACCCCGTCTGCCTTCATCGCATGAAACTTTCTCCTCAAGGAATGCTTATTCATAATCTAGCAGACATAATGAGAGAACTAGTCAGTGAAATTGAAGTTCCGGTTGAGGCTATTTCTCGATGA
- a CDS encoding aspartyl-phosphate phosphatase Spo0E family protein — translation MVESILKQVEFTREKMIQTAIEKGMQDQDTIRLSKELDLLLNIFQYEESQNIQYKKID, via the coding sequence ATGGTAGAATCTATTTTGAAACAAGTGGAATTTACAAGGGAAAAGATGATCCAAACAGCTATAGAAAAGGGAATGCAAGATCAAGATACTATTCGATTAAGTAAAGAGCTTGATTTGCTATTAAATATATTTCAATATGAAGAAAGCCAAAATATACAATATAAAAAAATAGATTAG
- a CDS encoding YkvS family protein has product MKVAEVGNIIEFRDGLQGIVEKVNENSVIVDLTYMENFNELEMEEKTVVNHKRYKILYSNED; this is encoded by the coding sequence GTGAAAGTTGCAGAAGTTGGTAATATAATAGAATTTAGAGATGGTCTCCAAGGTATTGTTGAAAAAGTCAATGAGAACTCTGTAATCGTTGATTTAACATATATGGAGAACTTTAATGAACTTGAAATGGAAGAAAAAACCGTAGTCAACCACAAGCGTTATAAAATATTATATAGTAATGAAGACTAA
- a CDS encoding CPBP family intramembrane glutamic endopeptidase produces the protein MNRNIPLLGLIITLLLAYTFTWITFSNEKVFWYFYTFTVLFLMSIAFFYAKIDDKIKTIEYILYGVGFGFLMYAIIAGGYKLLEWIPGISTTSVNQFFGNFAPTSIWHFLLLLFIIAPGEEFFWRGYIQQQLKRWMTPSKAILASSVLSSLSFIFSGFWLGMLGAFICGLILGILYEWKKSMPLIILAHIILLVLLFLVFPIV, from the coding sequence TTGAACAGAAATATACCCTTATTGGGTTTAATCATAACCTTACTTTTAGCTTATACCTTTACATGGATCACATTTTCTAATGAAAAGGTATTTTGGTACTTTTACACTTTTACGGTCCTTTTTCTCATGTCGATTGCATTTTTTTACGCTAAGATAGATGATAAGATCAAAACAATTGAATATATTCTTTATGGCGTAGGATTTGGATTTTTGATGTATGCCATAATTGCAGGAGGATATAAATTACTTGAGTGGATTCCAGGTATATCGACCACAAGTGTCAACCAATTTTTTGGTAACTTTGCTCCTACTTCCATTTGGCATTTTCTATTGCTTTTGTTCATTATAGCACCTGGTGAAGAATTTTTTTGGAGAGGGTATATACAGCAACAATTGAAGCGGTGGATGACTCCTTCAAAAGCTATTCTTGCTAGTTCAGTACTATCTAGCCTTTCTTTTATATTTAGCGGTTTTTGGCTAGGTATGTTAGGCGCTTTCATTTGTGGTCTCATTTTGGGAATTTTATATGAATGGAAAAAAAGTATGCCTCTTATTATTTTAGCCCATATCATTTTGTTAGTCTTGTTATTTTTAGTGTTCCCTATTGTCTGA
- a CDS encoding MarR family winged helix-turn-helix transcriptional regulator, whose protein sequence is MTNEQSNSALKLFIVLSRAHKVIHESTNHFFQENGLNPTEFAVLELLYHKGRQPLQQIGNKILLASGSITYVVDKLEKRGYISRVSCDSDRRVTFAEITNEGNAFMDELFPRHEQQLVELMGALSEEEKLEVIDLVKKLGLSIKNLSY, encoded by the coding sequence ATGACAAATGAACAATCGAACAGTGCATTAAAGTTATTTATTGTGTTGTCACGTGCTCATAAAGTAATTCATGAAAGTACGAATCATTTCTTTCAAGAAAATGGTTTAAACCCGACTGAATTTGCAGTATTGGAACTCTTATATCATAAGGGGAGACAACCACTTCAGCAAATTGGGAACAAAATCCTCTTGGCAAGTGGCTCTATTACATATGTAGTAGACAAGTTAGAAAAGAGAGGTTATATTAGTCGTGTTTCTTGTGATTCTGATCGTCGAGTGACTTTTGCAGAAATTACAAATGAAGGAAATGCATTCATGGACGAACTTTTCCCAAGACACGAGCAACAACTGGTTGAATTAATGGGAGCTCTTTCAGAGGAAGAAAAACTAGAAGTTATCGACCTAGTAAAAAAACTTGGTTTATCCATTAAAAATTTGTCGTATTAA
- a CDS encoding ATP-binding protein, which produces MTFVVVEAKYKQRFEHVFQLYSGGLIFINHEGIILEVNSKVENILQTDRNELSGMNAFHILKMLKANLDNKKEFIQELHHKGQAEFFCEIQTFRGELKYIRIRVSKQKDADLYLTEVHDESEKMRMKKRLDHTESLSTLGQLAASIAHEIRNPMTSLKGFTQLLYSTANDDGKRYLSVINDEINRMEEILTEFLEVSKPTTPIFTNFEIKNLILEVVNFMAPQALMQNINATINFEIDHTRKILGDRNLLKQVFINTIKNAIEAMSNGGNIYINISDMGDKPYVCVSVEDQGHGIEEKVLEKIFDPFYTTKTYGTGLGLAHINKVIGEHGGNIEVSSTVGKGTTFTFLLPLHNENKHILTI; this is translated from the coding sequence GTGACGTTTGTGGTAGTTGAAGCAAAATATAAGCAAAGATTTGAACATGTTTTTCAGCTTTATTCTGGAGGGCTTATTTTCATTAATCATGAAGGAATAATTCTAGAAGTAAATTCAAAAGTAGAGAATATTCTACAAACCGATAGAAATGAGTTAAGTGGGATGAATGCATTTCATATTTTGAAAATGCTAAAAGCTAACCTTGATAATAAAAAAGAGTTTATACAAGAACTTCACCATAAAGGGCAGGCGGAGTTTTTTTGTGAAATACAAACCTTCAGGGGTGAGTTAAAATATATAAGAATTAGAGTTTCAAAACAAAAGGATGCAGATCTTTACTTAACGGAAGTTCATGATGAATCCGAAAAAATGAGAATGAAAAAGAGATTAGATCACACAGAATCTCTTAGCACTCTGGGGCAATTGGCAGCAAGTATTGCACATGAAATACGCAATCCAATGACGTCATTAAAAGGATTTACTCAATTATTGTATTCTACTGCAAATGATGATGGAAAAAGGTATTTATCCGTTATTAATGATGAAATTAATAGAATGGAAGAGATTTTAACGGAATTCTTAGAAGTTTCTAAGCCTACTACTCCTATATTTACAAACTTTGAGATAAAGAATCTAATTCTTGAAGTAGTTAATTTTATGGCTCCTCAAGCATTGATGCAAAACATAAATGCTACTATCAATTTTGAGATTGACCATACTCGAAAAATATTAGGTGATCGAAATTTATTAAAACAAGTATTTATAAATACGATAAAAAATGCAATAGAGGCAATGTCAAATGGAGGAAATATATATATAAATATTTCGGACATGGGTGATAAACCCTATGTGTGTGTTTCCGTTGAAGATCAAGGACATGGTATTGAAGAAAAAGTTCTAGAAAAGATTTTTGATCCTTTTTATACAACTAAAACTTATGGGACAGGTTTAGGATTGGCACATATTAACAAAGTAATTGGTGAACATGGAGGAAATATTGAAGTAAGTAGTACAGTAGGAAAAGGAACTACTTTTACATTTCTGCTTCCTCTTCATAATGAGAACAAACATATTTTGACAATCTAA
- a CDS encoding B12-binding domain-containing radical SAM protein, protein MNIILTTLNAKYIHTNLALRCLKSYAEPEYSPLITEYTIKDPTFNIVADLYQKKPDIVGFSCYIWNIEETLKVIKILKTVDPKITIVLGGPEVSYDTNIWLRQVKEIDYIVVGEGEISFKELLNFLHGKQSLENIPGVAYVQDDKFILNPLPKKLDLRESPSPFRFEEDLPTLSKRIVYIETSRGCPFSCQFCLSSIEVGVRYFNRDKVKEDIRFLMANGAKTIKFVDRTFNISRSYAMEMFQFLIDEHLPGVVFQFEITADIMRPEVIQFLNDNAPAGLFRFEIGVQSTNDLTNELVKRRQNFEKLKRTVTMVKSGGKIDQHLDLIAGLPEEDYDSFRNTFNEVFEMRPEELQLGFLKLLRGTGLRVEAKKYGYVYVDQAPYEIFSNNVLSFDDILRIKQVEDVLEKYWNAHRMDRTLEYLFDQIFDTPFDFFQQFGTFWEERNWSKIGHQLEDLFIRLNSFLMGIENLSLPVVQSVMKLDYLSKQKFQPRKPWWSNDIAKEEQSYLYKQLLLDPSNAGDEFASLQMNERELYKQTFITPISICVDSYLQGIIKEREGYLLTTFGKGPTPHFFFIEQKQQSQLIL, encoded by the coding sequence ATGAATATAATCTTAACAACACTAAATGCAAAATACATTCATACTAATTTGGCACTTCGCTGCTTAAAATCCTATGCAGAACCAGAATATTCCCCCCTTATCACTGAATACACCATTAAAGACCCCACATTTAACATTGTCGCGGATTTATATCAGAAAAAACCCGATATTGTAGGTTTTAGCTGCTATATTTGGAATATCGAAGAAACGTTAAAAGTTATTAAAATTCTCAAGACTGTGGACCCAAAAATTACTATTGTTTTAGGTGGTCCGGAAGTTTCTTACGACACAAATATTTGGTTACGACAAGTAAAAGAAATAGATTATATTGTCGTTGGTGAAGGAGAAATTTCTTTTAAGGAACTGTTAAATTTCCTACACGGTAAACAGTCTCTTGAAAACATACCTGGTGTAGCATATGTACAAGACGACAAATTTATTCTAAATCCGCTACCAAAAAAATTAGATTTAAGAGAATCTCCTTCACCATTTCGCTTTGAAGAAGATTTACCCACTCTGTCTAAGCGAATAGTTTATATTGAAACAAGTCGTGGTTGTCCTTTCTCCTGTCAATTTTGTTTATCTTCTATTGAGGTAGGTGTTAGATACTTCAATAGAGATAAAGTGAAGGAAGATATTCGCTTTTTAATGGCAAATGGAGCGAAAACAATAAAGTTTGTGGATCGAACTTTTAATATAAGTAGAAGCTACGCAATGGAAATGTTCCAATTTTTAATAGATGAACATTTACCTGGAGTAGTCTTTCAGTTTGAAATAACTGCTGATATTATGAGGCCAGAAGTAATTCAATTTTTAAATGATAATGCACCAGCAGGGCTTTTCCGATTTGAAATTGGCGTCCAATCAACAAATGATTTAACGAACGAACTTGTCAAACGTAGACAAAACTTTGAGAAGTTAAAACGTACAGTTACAATGGTTAAGAGTGGAGGCAAAATTGATCAGCATTTGGATCTAATTGCCGGTCTGCCAGAAGAAGATTATGATTCCTTTAGAAATACTTTCAATGAAGTATTTGAAATGCGCCCAGAGGAATTACAGTTAGGATTTTTAAAGTTGCTACGTGGTACTGGATTACGTGTGGAAGCAAAAAAATACGGTTATGTTTATGTAGATCAAGCGCCGTATGAAATCTTTTCTAATAATGTGTTATCTTTTGACGATATCCTTCGCATAAAACAAGTGGAAGATGTTTTAGAGAAATATTGGAACGCGCATAGGATGGATCGAACACTTGAATACTTGTTCGATCAAATTTTTGATACTCCATTTGATTTCTTCCAACAATTTGGTACCTTTTGGGAGGAAAGAAATTGGTCGAAAATTGGTCATCAATTAGAGGATTTATTCATTAGATTGAATAGCTTTTTAATGGGAATTGAAAACTTATCGTTACCAGTTGTTCAAAGTGTTATGAAACTAGATTATTTATCTAAACAAAAATTCCAACCACGCAAACCTTGGTGGTCAAACGACATTGCTAAAGAAGAACAATCCTATCTATATAAACAACTTCTGTTAGATCCATCTAATGCAGGGGATGAATTTGCATCACTTCAGATGAACGAACGTGAATTATATAAACAAACTTTTATAACACCAATCTCTATTTGTGTTGACTCATATTTGCAGGGAATAATAAAAGAAAGAGAAGGATACTTACTTACTACTTTTGGAAAAGGTCCAACCCCACATTTCTTTTTTATCGAACAAAAACAACAAAGCCAATTAATCCTTTAA
- a CDS encoding TrkH family potassium uptake protein: protein MRTFQVKQKFKFTPAQVIVTYYFIAIAVSVILLNLPGVHRPGVHVDFIDSLFTAVSAVSVTGLTAINILETYSVFGYFMLLLILQLGGIGIMSLGTFIWLVSGKKIGLRERQLIMVDHNQPKLSGVVNLIKEIVKILLLIQLIGAVILTLYFTQYYDTFKEAMVHGIFTSVSATTNAGFDITGESLIPYHHDYFVQIITSMLIVFGAIGFPVLIEVKEFLSNKNKNFRFSLFTKLTTITYAILLMFGTLMILLLEMFNSMKGMAWHEKFFTAFFHSVSSRSAGLTTVDITLFQEGTNFLISVLMFIGASPSSVGGGIRTTTFAIALLFLINFSRGKDNIQIFHREIHLIDIFRAYAVIILALGMVFAATILLSITEPDIPITSLLFEITSAFGTCGMSLGITGDLSIIGKVTIMILMFIGRVGLISFLYTLGGKSNKSKYHYPKERVIIG, encoded by the coding sequence ATGAGAACATTTCAAGTTAAACAAAAGTTTAAATTTACTCCAGCTCAAGTAATCGTAACGTATTATTTTATTGCTATTGCTGTATCAGTAATTCTTCTAAATTTACCAGGTGTTCATAGGCCAGGGGTTCATGTGGATTTTATTGATAGTTTGTTTACCGCAGTAAGTGCAGTTAGTGTCACTGGTTTAACAGCGATTAATATTCTTGAAACATATAGTGTATTTGGATACTTTATGTTATTACTGATTCTCCAATTAGGTGGAATTGGAATTATGTCGTTAGGGACATTTATTTGGTTAGTTTCGGGTAAAAAAATTGGGCTTCGCGAAAGACAGTTAATAATGGTTGATCATAATCAGCCTAAATTATCGGGTGTAGTGAACTTAATAAAAGAAATTGTTAAAATTTTATTGTTAATTCAACTTATAGGAGCAGTTATATTAACTTTATATTTCACACAATATTATGATACATTTAAGGAAGCGATGGTACATGGGATCTTTACGTCTGTTTCGGCCACAACCAATGCAGGGTTCGATATAACAGGTGAATCTTTAATACCGTATCATCATGATTACTTTGTTCAAATAATTACTAGCATGTTAATTGTTTTTGGAGCAATAGGGTTCCCAGTTTTAATTGAAGTAAAAGAATTTCTTTCAAACAAAAATAAAAATTTTCGTTTTTCATTATTTACAAAGCTGACAACGATCACATATGCAATTCTTCTGATGTTTGGTACACTAATGATTCTTTTACTTGAAATGTTTAATTCAATGAAAGGAATGGCTTGGCATGAAAAGTTTTTCACAGCTTTCTTCCATTCTGTTTCATCTCGTTCAGCAGGTTTAACAACAGTAGATATTACATTATTCCAAGAAGGTACAAATTTTTTAATAAGTGTTTTGATGTTCATTGGTGCATCCCCAAGCTCAGTAGGTGGCGGGATACGTACGACAACTTTTGCCATTGCACTATTATTTTTAATCAATTTTTCAAGAGGTAAAGACAATATTCAAATTTTTCATCGTGAAATTCATTTAATTGATATTTTTCGAGCATATGCAGTAATAATTTTAGCTCTAGGTATGGTATTTGCCGCAACTATTCTACTTTCTATAACTGAACCGGATATTCCAATTACATCTTTATTATTTGAAATAACCTCTGCTTTCGGTACTTGTGGAATGTCGCTTGGTATTACTGGAGATCTATCAATTATTGGGAAGGTAACAATTATGATATTAATGTTTATTGGACGAGTTGGTCTGATCTCATTTTTATATACATTAGGTGGAAAGAGTAATAAAAGTAAATATCATTACCCGAAAGAGCGAGTGATTATCGGATAA
- a CDS encoding TerC family protein, with translation METVFLEYAWVLLVLVGLEGLLAADNAVVMAVMVKHLPKEQQKKALFYGLLGAFVFRFLALFMITFLVNIWQVQAIGAAYLLFISIKHIYDQRKKPGPHIDVEGMELKKGSGFWMTVLKVELADIAFAIDSMLAAVAIAVTLPYVGDFDIGGINGGQFAVMFAGGVIGLIIMRFAAHKFVQLLEKYPSLETAAFLIVGWVGVKLAVLTMSHDKVGILPHDFPHSAPWEITFWTVLLGIALLGYIFGVVKNKKEDTE, from the coding sequence ATGGAAACAGTTTTTCTAGAGTATGCATGGGTCTTGCTAGTTTTAGTAGGTCTAGAAGGTTTACTTGCAGCTGATAATGCAGTCGTGATGGCTGTAATGGTAAAACACTTACCAAAAGAACAACAGAAAAAAGCGTTATTTTACGGGTTATTAGGTGCTTTTGTCTTTAGATTTTTAGCATTATTCATGATTACATTCTTAGTGAATATTTGGCAAGTTCAAGCAATAGGAGCAGCTTACTTACTATTCATTTCGATAAAACATATTTATGATCAACGCAAAAAACCAGGTCCACATATCGATGTAGAAGGAATGGAACTAAAAAAGGGTTCTGGATTTTGGATGACAGTATTAAAAGTAGAGCTTGCAGATATTGCTTTTGCAATAGACTCTATGCTTGCTGCAGTAGCTATAGCAGTTACATTACCGTACGTAGGTGACTTTGATATTGGTGGAATTAATGGTGGTCAATTCGCAGTTATGTTCGCAGGGGGTGTGATTGGTCTAATCATTATGCGATTTGCCGCACACAAATTTGTTCAATTACTTGAAAAGTACCCTTCACTCGAAACAGCAGCATTTTTAATCGTTGGTTGGGTAGGGGTAAAATTAGCAGTATTGACAATGTCTCATGACAAAGTTGGAATTCTACCTCATGATTTTCCACACTCTGCACCATGGGAAATTACTTTCTGGACAGTCTTGCTGGGTATAGCTCTATTAGGATATATATTTGGAGTAGTTAAAAACAAAAAAGAAGATACAGAGTAA